One region of Chelonoidis abingdonii isolate Lonesome George chromosome 14, CheloAbing_2.0, whole genome shotgun sequence genomic DNA includes:
- the SLC2A4RG gene encoding SLC2A4 regulator isoform X9, whose product MAHSQLEGSNKEAALRLLSVGLEQRPLLHSAYIPVPRQRKLSGKAGIDEVMAAAVLTSLSTSPLVLGNPPGTLSPAEPSCEAWKEGHAMSSSYSSSSNNSGDWNWDLPSDRSTPSTPSPPLSTDVAKSFLPAPQLDDGIEETEATHFLFGDPIPRKRKNSTKVMFKCLWKSCGKVLSSSSGMQKHIRTVHLGRKADLDQSDGEEDFYYTELDVNVDSLTDGLSSLTPVSPTSSVPPAFPVLEVQRTPPVLVKPEDSVESPLSHSAPTSLCHVHTDHAYQAMAPVSISAASKTLPGGMGFSISWQPPPAPQSPVVFKGSPGCLTALRPIGVGEKRPQIPHPTVTPAPPSVPKPAAGTRKPRGEAKKCRKVYGMENRDMWCTACRWKKACQRFVD is encoded by the exons aAAGCTGTCGGGCAAGGCGGGGATAGACGAGGTCATGGCAGCCGCAGTTCTCACCAGCCTGTCCACTAGCCCTCTAGTGCTTGGCAACCCGCCTGGCACTCTCAGCCCAG cagagcccagctgcgaGGCCTGGAAGGAGGGTCATGCCATGTCCTccagctacagcagcagcagcaacaacagcggGGACTGGAACTGGGACCTGCCAAGCGACCGCTCCACCCCTTCCACTCCGTCGCCGCCGCTATCCACCGACGTGGCCAAGAGCTTCCTGCCGGCCCCCCAGCTGGACGACGGCATCGAGGAGACTGAAGCGACCCACTTCCTCTTCGGAGACCCCATTCCCAGGAAGAGGAAG aACTCCACTAAGGTGATGTTCAAGTGCTTGTGGAAAAGCTGTGGCAAAGTTCTGAGCAGCTCCTCGGGGATGCAGAAGCACATCCGAACTGTCCACCTTGG CCGGAAAGCCGACCTGGATCAGAGCGATGGCGAGGAAGACTTTTACTATACGGAGCTGGATGTCAACGTGGACTCCCTGACAGATGGGCTGTCCAGCCTGACCCCCGTCTCGCCCACCTCTTCGGTGCCTCCAGCCTTCCCCGTCCTGGAGGTGCAGCGAACCCCGCCGGTGCTGGTGAAGCCCGAGGACTCTGTAGAGTCTCCTCTGAGTCATTCAGCTCCAACAAGCCTGTGCCATGTCCACACGGACCACGCCTATCAG GCGATGGCTCCCGTCAGCATCTCAGCTGCTTCGAAAACCCTGCCTGGCGGGATGGGCTTCAGCATCTCTTGGCAGCCACCCCCAGCGCCACAGTCACCAGTTGTTTTTAAAGGGTCCCCG ggctgcctgaCTGCGCTCCGCCCCATCGGTGTGGGAGAGAAGCGGCCACAAATCCCTCACCCGACCGTCACCCCGGCGCCCCCCTCTGTGCCAAAGCCAGCCGCGGGCACCAG GAAGCCGCGCGGCGAGGCCAAGAAGTGCCGCAAGGTGTATGGGATGGAGAACCGGGACATGTGGTGCACAGCCTGCCGGTGGAAGAAAGCTTGTCAGAGGTTTGTCGACTGA
- the SLC2A4RG gene encoding SLC2A4 regulator isoform X10, whose product MAHSQLEGSNKEAALRLLSVGLEQRPLLHSAYIPVPRQRKLSGKAGIDEVMAAAVLTSLSTSPLVLGNPPGTLSPAEPSCEAWKEGHAMSSSYSSSSNNSGDWNWDLPSDRSTPSTPSPPLSTDVAKSFLPAPQLDDGIEETEATHFLFGDPIPRKRKNSTKVMFKCLWKSCGKVLSSSSGMQKHIRTVHLGRKADLDQSDGEEDFYYTELDVNVDSLTDGLSSLTPVSPTSSVPPAFPVLEVQRTPPVLVKPEDSVESPLSHSAPTSLCHVHTDHAYQVGHVEKQAMAPVSISAASKTLPGGMGFSISWQPPPAPQSPVVFKGSPGCLTALRPIGVGEKRPQIPHPTVTPAPPSVPKPAAGTRKPRGEAKKCRKVYGMENRDMWCTACRWKKACQRFVD is encoded by the exons aAAGCTGTCGGGCAAGGCGGGGATAGACGAGGTCATGGCAGCCGCAGTTCTCACCAGCCTGTCCACTAGCCCTCTAGTGCTTGGCAACCCGCCTGGCACTCTCAGCCCAG cagagcccagctgcgaGGCCTGGAAGGAGGGTCATGCCATGTCCTccagctacagcagcagcagcaacaacagcggGGACTGGAACTGGGACCTGCCAAGCGACCGCTCCACCCCTTCCACTCCGTCGCCGCCGCTATCCACCGACGTGGCCAAGAGCTTCCTGCCGGCCCCCCAGCTGGACGACGGCATCGAGGAGACTGAAGCGACCCACTTCCTCTTCGGAGACCCCATTCCCAGGAAGAGGAAG aACTCCACTAAGGTGATGTTCAAGTGCTTGTGGAAAAGCTGTGGCAAAGTTCTGAGCAGCTCCTCGGGGATGCAGAAGCACATCCGAACTGTCCACCTTGG CCGGAAAGCCGACCTGGATCAGAGCGATGGCGAGGAAGACTTTTACTATACGGAGCTGGATGTCAACGTGGACTCCCTGACAGATGGGCTGTCCAGCCTGACCCCCGTCTCGCCCACCTCTTCGGTGCCTCCAGCCTTCCCCGTCCTGGAGGTGCAGCGAACCCCGCCGGTGCTGGTGAAGCCCGAGGACTCTGTAGAGTCTCCTCTGAGTCATTCAGCTCCAACAAGCCTGTGCCATGTCCACACGGACCACGCCTATCAGGTGGGCCATGTGGAAAAGCAG GCGATGGCTCCCGTCAGCATCTCAGCTGCTTCGAAAACCCTGCCTGGCGGGATGGGCTTCAGCATCTCTTGGCAGCCACCCCCAGCGCCACAGTCACCAGTTGTTTTTAAAGGGTCCCCG ggctgcctgaCTGCGCTCCGCCCCATCGGTGTGGGAGAGAAGCGGCCACAAATCCCTCACCCGACCGTCACCCCGGCGCCCCCCTCTGTGCCAAAGCCAGCCGCGGGCACCAG GAAGCCGCGCGGCGAGGCCAAGAAGTGCCGCAAGGTGTATGGGATGGAGAACCGGGACATGTGGTGCACAGCCTGCCGGTGGAAGAAAGCTTGTCAGAGGTTTGTCGACTGA